Proteins co-encoded in one Paracrocinitomix mangrovi genomic window:
- a CDS encoding tetratricopeptide repeat protein, translated as MLAPLRKILLLTLLIPVFSVAQNKYSGESKRIFNKGVKEYEDGNKVEALKLFLACVQLEPTYAEAYLNISLIQFDNKQYENALDNAVSAHNNDKFLTAAYGHLGKCYYHNSEYDSAAYFLNKAIEQGQDNERIRLYAARANLNYGDLDLAQEHVDNAISKNDKNPVAHNIQGKIHYQQGDLESAEASFKKALELNPNSAGIYGNLANVYLEMDSTDLALDMVQKGMDKTEDPKEKAQFLVMLGNYYHKSQEYEKASSSFDQAFELDNENARILSNQAAVLLDQDQYESAIEKCNLALDLNPELMEAYFNRGIAHEMMRNVEDACFDWEQAFILGSEKAEEYLNSPTCSE; from the coding sequence ATGTTAGCCCCTCTTAGGAAAATATTACTTCTAACGCTCTTGATCCCTGTGTTTTCAGTGGCTCAAAACAAATATTCTGGTGAATCAAAAAGAATATTTAATAAGGGCGTTAAGGAATATGAAGATGGAAATAAGGTTGAGGCATTAAAATTATTTCTTGCCTGTGTTCAATTAGAACCTACTTATGCTGAAGCGTATTTAAACATTTCTTTAATCCAGTTTGATAACAAGCAATACGAAAACGCATTAGACAATGCTGTTTCAGCTCACAACAATGATAAGTTTTTGACTGCTGCTTATGGACACTTGGGTAAATGTTATTATCATAACTCAGAATATGATAGTGCCGCTTATTTTTTAAATAAAGCCATTGAACAAGGACAAGATAATGAGCGCATAAGACTATATGCAGCAAGAGCTAATTTAAATTATGGAGATTTAGATTTAGCGCAAGAGCATGTGGACAATGCTATTTCTAAAAATGATAAAAACCCTGTAGCTCACAATATCCAGGGTAAAATTCATTATCAGCAAGGAGATTTAGAAAGTGCTGAAGCTTCTTTCAAAAAAGCATTAGAACTGAACCCCAACTCTGCAGGCATTTACGGTAATCTAGCAAATGTTTATCTTGAAATGGATAGCACAGACCTGGCTTTGGACATGGTTCAAAAGGGAATGGACAAAACTGAAGATCCAAAAGAAAAAGCTCAATTTTTAGTAATGCTTGGTAATTATTATCACAAATCTCAAGAGTATGAAAAAGCATCTTCATCTTTTGATCAAGCATTTGAACTAGATAATGAAAACGCAAGAATATTAAGTAATCAAGCAGCTGTATTATTAGATCAAGATCAATATGAATCTGCTATTGAGAAATGTAATTTGGCTTTGGATTTAAACCCTGAATTAATGGAAGCATATTTCAACAGAGGAATTGCTCATGAAATGATGAGAAATGTTGAAGATGCCTGTTTTGATTGGGAACAAGCTTTTATCCTTGGTTCAGAAAAAGCAGAAGAGTATTTGAACAGTCCAACTTGTAGCGAATAA
- a CDS encoding M42 family metallopeptidase — protein MAKKKSILKKSSTEFLEKYLNNPSPTGFESDGQKLWLEYIKPFIDDYWVDNYGTVVGIVNPEAEYKVVIEAHADEISWFVHYINSDGFIYLRRNGGSDHQIAPSKRVNIFTDKGIVKGVFGWPAIHTRLAGKEEAPTMKNIFLDVGCDNKEEVEKLGIHVGCVVTFEDEFMILNKNKYVGRALDNRIGGFMIAEVARLLKENKKQLPFGLYITNSVQEEVGLRGAQMIAEKIKPNAAIVTDVCHDTNTPMISKIVQGDLKSGKGPVLTYGPAVQNNLLKLVINTAQKSEIPFQRAAASRATGTDTDAFAYSNAGVPSVLISTPLRYMHTTVEMAHKSDVENGIRLIYDSLLSIKKGQDFRYFK, from the coding sequence ATGGCAAAGAAAAAGTCGATCCTAAAAAAATCTAGTACTGAGTTCTTAGAAAAGTACTTGAATAATCCGTCACCAACTGGTTTTGAGTCAGATGGGCAGAAATTGTGGTTGGAATATATAAAGCCATTTATAGATGATTATTGGGTAGATAATTATGGAACCGTTGTAGGAATTGTAAATCCTGAAGCAGAATATAAAGTCGTTATTGAGGCTCATGCTGATGAAATCTCATGGTTTGTACATTATATCAACTCAGATGGATTTATCTATTTGAGAAGAAATGGAGGTTCAGATCATCAAATAGCTCCTTCAAAAAGAGTAAACATTTTTACAGATAAAGGAATTGTGAAAGGTGTATTTGGTTGGCCTGCTATTCATACAAGACTTGCAGGTAAAGAAGAAGCTCCAACCATGAAAAATATATTTCTGGACGTAGGATGTGATAATAAAGAAGAAGTAGAAAAACTAGGAATACATGTGGGATGTGTTGTGACTTTTGAGGATGAATTTATGATTCTTAATAAGAATAAATATGTTGGTAGAGCTTTGGATAATCGTATTGGAGGATTTATGATTGCTGAAGTTGCCAGACTTTTAAAAGAAAACAAAAAACAATTGCCTTTTGGATTATATATAACAAATTCAGTTCAAGAAGAAGTAGGGTTAAGAGGAGCTCAAATGATTGCTGAAAAAATTAAACCAAATGCCGCAATTGTAACGGATGTTTGTCATGATACTAATACACCAATGATCAGTAAAATTGTTCAGGGAGATTTGAAATCAGGAAAAGGACCAGTTTTAACTTATGGACCTGCTGTTCAAAACAATCTTTTGAAATTGGTGATTAACACTGCTCAAAAAAGTGAAATTCCTTTCCAAAGGGCGGCAGCTTCCAGAGCAACAGGAACAGATACTGATGCTTTTGCTTATTCAAATGCAGGCGTACCTAGTGTATTGATTTCTACTCCGCTAAGATATATGCACACAACTGTTGAAATGGCGCACAAATCTGATGTTGAAAATGGCATTAGATTGATATATGATAGTTTATTGTCAATTAAAAAAGGACAAGATTTTAGATATTTTAAATAA
- a CDS encoding DUF6934 family protein: MDTYEIIKPNIPTGQVYHFTTDYGVEYEVRFARKKENILHAVIAFGVLNEEYEGEEYALTNKGDVFKVMRTIITIIDMYGDKHPNTQVYEFTGVYKEGEDTELSQRTKLYLRYLPRIFDNTWEITMEGNKIFVTKKRK, encoded by the coding sequence ATGGATACGTACGAAATAATAAAACCAAATATTCCTACCGGTCAGGTTTATCACTTTACCACTGATTATGGTGTTGAATATGAAGTACGATTTGCAAGAAAAAAAGAAAACATTTTGCATGCTGTAATTGCATTTGGGGTATTGAATGAGGAGTATGAAGGGGAAGAATATGCCTTAACAAATAAAGGAGATGTTTTCAAAGTAATGCGAACTATCATCACGATCATTGATATGTACGGAGACAAGCATCCTAATACTCAGGTTTATGAATTTACCGGGGTTTATAAAGAAGGTGAAGACACAGAATTGTCTCAACGTACAAAACTTTATTTAAGATACCTTCCTAGAATATTTGACAACACCTGGGAAATTACAATGGAAGGAAATAAAATCTTTGTAACTAAAAAACGTAAATAG
- a CDS encoding OmpA family protein — protein sequence MKKSILTIVCLALAIISFGQDVPFDKKLFKERKDEYKVAEDHYEEGNMLFEMQDYPKAINEYLEAYKFNPKSADLNYKLGICYYNVDKYKMKKYFEDAYSLKPTVSKDVLVFIGLSYHIEAKWEKAIDYYNKAATSGGNEFINRHCYYSQAGENPPTVSAFAYKGVQECKNGIELSKTRARVWIDNVGGEINSKYPDYGPVISADEAIMIFTARRPDNEVLAPDGRGYFEDMFISSRTDGVWSKSKNMGKTMNESGQHDATISLSPDGHTLFIYINEKNNGGDIYISSDETGSWSKPEPLGKNINTDFHESGASLSFDGKRLYFVTNKPDGFGKHDIYYADWDDKKEKWGEAVNVGDAINTPYDERSVFIHPDGETMYFASTGHNTMGGYDLFYSKLVDGKWQTPVNLGPPLNTPDHDIGLVVAGNGRYGYIASYREGGLGEKDIYLITFLGPEKPPMLSNEDNLIASIAKPIKEKTKEPVLVSEGANMAILTGIIRDEDTKEPLQAQVVLIDNEKNKVIAEFNSDVNTGKYLVSLPGGSNYGIAVKKDGYLFHSENFQIPEASGFKQYKKDVDLKKVQVGKSIVLRNIFFDYAKYSLRDESVNELERLIGLLNENPTMRIEISGHTDTRGSDADNQVLSQNRAKSVVDYLISHGIDKSRLEYAGYGEKQTLIPDSEINKMRTKSEKEEAHQQNRRTEFKILSI from the coding sequence ATGAAAAAGTCAATATTAACAATCGTTTGTCTTGCTTTGGCCATTATATCTTTTGGACAAGATGTGCCTTTTGACAAAAAATTATTTAAAGAAAGAAAAGACGAGTATAAAGTAGCAGAAGATCATTATGAAGAGGGTAATATGTTGTTTGAAATGCAAGATTATCCTAAAGCAATAAATGAATATCTGGAAGCATATAAATTCAATCCAAAAAGTGCGGATTTGAACTATAAGTTAGGAATCTGCTATTACAATGTGGACAAGTACAAAATGAAAAAGTACTTTGAAGATGCTTATAGTCTTAAACCCACAGTTTCAAAAGATGTTTTGGTATTTATTGGTTTAAGTTATCACATTGAAGCAAAATGGGAAAAGGCTATTGATTACTATAATAAGGCTGCTACAAGTGGTGGTAATGAGTTTATAAATCGTCATTGTTATTATTCTCAAGCGGGTGAAAATCCGCCTACGGTAAGTGCATTTGCTTACAAGGGAGTGCAGGAATGTAAAAATGGAATTGAATTATCAAAAACAAGAGCGCGTGTTTGGATAGACAATGTTGGAGGCGAGATTAACTCAAAGTATCCTGATTACGGACCGGTAATTTCAGCAGATGAGGCTATAATGATATTTACGGCAAGAAGACCAGATAATGAAGTTTTAGCACCTGATGGAAGAGGATATTTTGAAGACATGTTTATCTCATCAAGAACTGATGGTGTTTGGTCAAAATCAAAAAACATGGGGAAAACCATGAACGAATCTGGTCAGCATGACGCTACAATCAGTTTATCTCCTGATGGTCATACCTTATTCATTTACATTAATGAAAAAAATAATGGTGGGGATATCTACATATCTTCTGATGAAACCGGTAGTTGGTCAAAACCAGAACCTTTAGGGAAAAACATTAACACAGATTTTCATGAATCAGGTGCATCACTGAGCTTTGATGGTAAAAGACTTTATTTCGTTACCAATAAACCTGATGGATTTGGTAAACATGACATTTACTATGCCGATTGGGATGACAAAAAAGAAAAATGGGGAGAAGCTGTAAATGTTGGGGATGCAATTAATACACCATATGATGAAAGATCTGTATTTATCCACCCGGATGGAGAAACTATGTATTTTGCTTCAACTGGTCACAATACTATGGGTGGTTACGACTTATTTTACTCAAAATTAGTTGATGGAAAATGGCAAACGCCTGTAAACCTTGGCCCTCCATTGAATACCCCGGATCATGATATAGGACTGGTAGTTGCGGGTAATGGTAGATATGGATACATTGCATCATACAGAGAAGGAGGATTAGGTGAAAAAGACATTTACCTTATCACATTCTTAGGACCTGAGAAACCACCTATGCTTTCAAATGAAGACAACTTGATAGCGTCAATTGCTAAGCCAATTAAAGAAAAGACTAAGGAACCTGTACTTGTTTCTGAGGGAGCCAATATGGCCATTTTAACAGGTATTATTAGAGATGAGGACACCAAAGAACCTCTTCAAGCACAAGTGGTTTTAATCGATAATGAGAAAAACAAAGTAATTGCAGAATTTAATTCAGACGTAAACACAGGTAAATACCTAGTTTCTTTACCAGGTGGATCAAACTACGGAATTGCTGTTAAAAAAGATGGTTATTTATTCCATTCAGAGAATTTTCAAATTCCTGAAGCAAGTGGATTTAAACAATACAAGAAAGATGTTGACTTGAAGAAAGTTCAAGTGGGTAAATCTATTGTACTTAGAAACATCTTCTTTGATTATGCTAAATATTCATTGCGTGATGAATCCGTTAACGAACTTGAAAGATTGATTGGATTGTTAAATGAGAATCCTACAATGAGAATTGAAATCTCTGGACACACAGACACAAGAGGTTCTGACGCAGACAATCAAGTTTTATCTCAAAATAGAGCAAAATCAGTTGTTGACTATTTGATTTCTCACGGAATTGATAAATCAAGACTTGAGTATGCGGGTTACGGTGAAAAGCAAACCTTAATACCTGATAGTGAAATCAATAAAATGAGAACTAAATCAGAAAAAGAGGAAGCGCACCAGCAAAATAGACGTACTGAGTTTAAAATTTTAAGCATTTAG
- a CDS encoding tetratricopeptide repeat protein, which yields MMKKITLGASLVFVSLFSFGQEENTIQGSDVDQTTMDSLGLKDPYVQQKYNEGVRLLKSEQFQQAVNAFSESISKDGTFSDAYYFRGKAYQGLGDADNAAKDFDKVLSLNPTNHEAPYLKGQVYLEVGNYEEAAKGFEQAANLDKSNEKYPYFQGVALFQNQDFENAVKAFDEAIRRKPEYAYAYNDRGSAKVQLEDYTGAIKDYESAVKYDNYLSFAYNNLGSAYRAKEDYANAIKYYTEALKRDPKYYVAYNNRGSVKFAQGNYKEALADYAKAAEINPKYAFAYNNIASVYIKMENYQEAVKNCNKAIEIDGEYMEAYVNRGIAKEMLKDLEGACADWQDAFILGSENAENYVNGPACAEK from the coding sequence ATGATGAAAAAAATTACTCTCGGGGCGTCATTAGTTTTCGTATCCCTTTTCTCTTTTGGACAAGAAGAGAATACTATACAAGGTTCTGACGTCGATCAAACTACTATGGATTCATTGGGACTGAAAGATCCATATGTACAACAGAAATACAACGAAGGTGTAAGACTTTTAAAATCTGAACAATTTCAACAAGCTGTGAATGCTTTCTCTGAATCAATTTCCAAAGACGGAACTTTTTCAGATGCTTATTATTTTAGAGGAAAGGCCTATCAAGGTTTAGGAGATGCTGACAATGCAGCCAAAGACTTTGACAAAGTATTGTCTTTAAATCCAACTAATCATGAAGCACCTTATTTAAAAGGACAAGTATATCTTGAAGTTGGTAACTACGAAGAGGCTGCCAAAGGTTTTGAACAAGCAGCTAATCTTGATAAGAGTAATGAGAAGTATCCTTATTTCCAAGGTGTTGCACTTTTCCAGAATCAAGACTTTGAAAATGCAGTTAAAGCATTTGACGAAGCAATCAGACGCAAACCTGAATATGCTTATGCCTATAATGACAGAGGATCTGCAAAGGTGCAACTAGAAGATTATACTGGTGCGATCAAAGATTACGAAAGCGCAGTGAAATATGATAATTACTTGAGTTTTGCTTATAACAATTTAGGATCAGCATACAGAGCTAAAGAAGATTATGCAAATGCAATCAAATATTATACTGAAGCATTAAAAAGAGATCCTAAATACTATGTAGCATACAATAATAGAGGGTCTGTTAAATTTGCTCAAGGGAATTATAAAGAAGCCTTAGCTGATTATGCCAAAGCAGCTGAAATCAACCCTAAATATGCTTTTGCTTATAACAACATAGCTTCAGTTTACATCAAAATGGAAAATTATCAAGAAGCAGTTAAAAACTGTAATAAAGCCATTGAAATTGATGGCGAATACATGGAGGCATATGTAAACAGAGGTATTGCAAAAGAAATGCTAAAAGATTTAGAAGGAGCCTGCGCGGATTGGCAAGATGCTTTTATCCTTGGTTCTGAAAATGCAGAAAATTACGTAAACGGACCTGCTTGCGCAGAAAAATAA
- a CDS encoding DUF2130 domain-containing protein, translating to MSDVKITCPQCGHSFSPEDAIAHGIEEKLRKEFQDKNQKFLAEQEDKKKKFEEEQEKLLAAKKEFEEGKEKAREEYLEKLKKDKAQIEAEAKEKAAKEAKESMDVQFKALQEDLEKKKEENKKLQEKELEFMRKELALKEEREKMELEIQKQILEKTKKLGEEAEKKLAEKFELKEKEYQKQIEDAKKSAEEMKRKMEQGSMQLQGEVQELAIEDELSHLFPFDTIEEVSKGIRGADCIQTVVNSSQDICGKIIYESKRTQNFAGDWIPKLKGDMLAAGADIAVLITQTLPKEQSSFAMIDGVWVCSFSEFKSVAAVLRDALIRVNATRSANENKGDKMQMLYSYLTGNEFRHQVEAIVEAFSTMKANLDREKRQMIKNWKEREKQIDKVIENTLGLYGSVKGIAGSSVKTIEALEFDDSDDNLLDDGGEDV from the coding sequence ATGAGTGATGTTAAAATTACCTGTCCTCAGTGCGGACATTCCTTTAGTCCTGAAGATGCTATTGCACATGGTATTGAGGAAAAGCTTAGAAAAGAATTTCAAGATAAGAATCAAAAATTTTTAGCGGAACAAGAGGATAAGAAAAAGAAGTTTGAAGAAGAGCAAGAGAAATTATTAGCAGCAAAAAAAGAATTTGAAGAAGGAAAAGAAAAGGCCAGGGAAGAGTATCTTGAAAAGCTAAAAAAAGATAAGGCACAAATTGAGGCAGAAGCCAAAGAAAAAGCCGCCAAAGAAGCAAAGGAAAGCATGGATGTGCAATTCAAAGCTCTACAAGAAGATTTAGAAAAGAAGAAGGAAGAGAATAAGAAGTTGCAGGAAAAAGAACTTGAGTTCATGAGAAAAGAGCTTGCACTTAAAGAAGAGCGGGAGAAAATGGAGCTTGAGATTCAAAAGCAGATTCTTGAAAAAACCAAGAAACTGGGAGAAGAGGCAGAAAAGAAGTTGGCAGAGAAGTTTGAACTTAAAGAGAAGGAATATCAAAAGCAGATTGAAGATGCCAAGAAATCTGCCGAAGAAATGAAACGGAAAATGGAGCAGGGTTCAATGCAATTGCAAGGAGAGGTGCAGGAATTGGCAATTGAAGATGAATTAAGTCACCTTTTTCCGTTTGACACAATTGAAGAAGTTTCTAAAGGAATTAGAGGTGCTGATTGTATTCAGACAGTTGTAAACAGCTCACAGGATATTTGCGGTAAGATTATTTATGAATCTAAACGTACTCAGAATTTTGCAGGAGACTGGATTCCCAAATTAAAAGGGGATATGCTTGCTGCCGGTGCGGATATCGCAGTTTTAATTACTCAAACATTACCTAAAGAGCAATCTAGTTTTGCAATGATAGATGGAGTTTGGGTGTGTTCATTTAGTGAATTCAAAAGTGTTGCAGCAGTATTAAGAGATGCATTGATCAGAGTTAATGCTACCAGATCGGCTAATGAAAATAAAGGGGACAAGATGCAAATGCTTTATTCTTATCTGACTGGAAATGAATTTAGACATCAGGTAGAAGCAATTGTAGAAGCATTTTCTACTATGAAGGCTAATCTTGACCGAGAGAAACGTCAAATGATTAAAAACTGGAAAGAACGTGAAAAGCAAATTGATAAAGTCATTGAGAATACGCTTGGACTTTATGGATCTGTGAAAGGAATTGCCGGTTCTTCAGTAAAAACAATTGAGGCGCTTGAATTTGACGACTCTGACGATAATTTGCTAGATGATGGAGGAGAAGATGTTTAG